In Synechococcus sp. Nb3U1, one DNA window encodes the following:
- a CDS encoding GNAT family N-acetyltransferase has protein sequence MDNTPAKPDGNLKTPELIIRPAQLGDLEAVEEIFAEAFDEEYGSRSVDIRRQVRRLRQWYGPLKTLSLFPNRFQHMFTVHVAELEGKIQGVIQVSPFNHSRSTWRVDHIAVASSAQRQGVGSRLLKHCMEHFREAHTWILEVNIHNKGAMALYRRNGFQPLAQITYWSIPVEILTALSQHEPKLPNLVPVTNRDAYAIYQLDTGSMPANVRQVYDREVSDFRTNPLDWALERAKRSISQTERVEVCVYEPERKTAIGYFNLKLDRTGQQPHVAKLTVHPAYTWLYPELMAKMAQLTQELPPQSLALASTDYQPEREEFLLKLGAQDLERTLLMSRSVWHKIRESRFSWDNAYINAMLRGLQVKQPVPERFEGPGEGWLEHYFHPLHRPEADPHSDQNLSSEPPPPPSQNPS, from the coding sequence ATGGACAACACCCCGGCCAAACCTGATGGGAATCTCAAAACCCCTGAGCTGATTATTCGTCCCGCCCAACTAGGGGATCTAGAGGCGGTGGAAGAGATCTTTGCCGAAGCTTTCGATGAAGAGTACGGTAGCCGCTCAGTCGATATCCGTCGGCAAGTGCGTCGGTTGCGCCAGTGGTATGGGCCACTGAAGACTCTTAGCCTGTTTCCCAATCGGTTTCAGCACATGTTTACAGTACATGTGGCGGAGCTAGAGGGGAAAATTCAGGGGGTCATCCAGGTTTCTCCGTTTAATCATTCCCGCAGCACCTGGCGGGTAGATCACATTGCGGTGGCCAGCTCTGCTCAACGGCAAGGGGTGGGATCCCGGCTGCTCAAGCACTGTATGGAACACTTCCGCGAGGCCCATACCTGGATCCTGGAGGTGAACATCCATAATAAGGGGGCAATGGCTCTCTACCGACGCAATGGTTTCCAACCCCTGGCCCAGATTACCTATTGGTCGATCCCCGTCGAGATCCTCACGGCCTTGAGTCAGCATGAGCCTAAGCTGCCCAATTTGGTGCCGGTGACCAATCGGGATGCCTACGCCATCTATCAGTTGGATACGGGATCCATGCCTGCCAATGTCCGTCAGGTGTACGACCGCGAGGTGAGCGATTTTCGCACCAACCCCCTGGATTGGGCTTTGGAGCGAGCCAAACGCTCCATCAGCCAGACGGAACGGGTGGAAGTGTGTGTCTACGAGCCGGAGCGCAAAACCGCCATCGGTTACTTCAATCTGAAGCTGGATCGCACCGGGCAGCAACCCCATGTGGCCAAACTGACGGTTCACCCCGCCTACACCTGGCTCTACCCCGAGTTAATGGCCAAAATGGCCCAACTCACTCAGGAGCTTCCACCTCAATCTCTGGCCTTGGCCTCCACCGATTACCAGCCGGAGCGGGAGGAGTTTTTGCTCAAGCTCGGGGCCCAGGATTTAGAGCGAACCCTGCTTATGTCCCGTTCGGTGTGGCATAAAATCCGCGAGAGCCGCTTCAGTTGGGATAATGCCTATATCAACGCGATGCTACGCGGGTTACAGGTGAAACAACCGGTACCGGAACGGTTTGAGGGGCCTGGAGAAGGCTGGCTGGAGCACTACTTCCATCCCCTTCACCGGCCAGAGGCGGATCCCCACTCGGATCAGAACCTTTCTTCCGAGCCTCCCCCACCCCCTAGTCAAAACCCCAGCTAG
- a CDS encoding aromatic ring-hydroxylating dioxygenase subunit alpha, translating to MLVTQQPVLKRFWYPVIPISALEAGPQAFTLLQTPLVLWLDESGQPCAVLDRCCHRSAQLSKGIVCNGHIRCPYHGWEFEGSGTCVKVPQLTEDFIPRTYKVEGFCCQERYGYVWVALADPLTDIPEIPEVADPQFRQIHQFYEVWKCAGLRLMENSFDNAHPHFVHQNSFGVISEPVPPELDSFEELEYGLQATSVLPVFNSDIQKQNLKTTEDRTVRILESTWFMPFNRKLKISYPNGLIHIIFTGATPIDDQTSQVVQFCVRNDAEAEVSAESIIAFDRQVTLEDQLILEGTDYDVPLDIKVEQHMFTDKPGIVMRHKLAALLKAHGEAEVRRG from the coding sequence ATGCTTGTTACTCAGCAACCCGTCCTGAAGCGGTTTTGGTACCCTGTAATCCCGATATCGGCCCTAGAAGCTGGCCCACAAGCTTTTACGTTGCTGCAGACTCCACTGGTGCTCTGGCTGGACGAGTCAGGGCAACCTTGCGCTGTTTTGGATCGCTGCTGCCACCGCTCCGCTCAACTCTCCAAGGGGATTGTCTGCAATGGCCATATCCGCTGCCCTTATCACGGTTGGGAGTTCGAGGGTTCAGGAACCTGTGTGAAGGTGCCACAACTTACCGAAGATTTCATTCCGCGTACCTACAAGGTGGAAGGGTTTTGCTGTCAGGAGCGCTACGGCTATGTTTGGGTAGCCCTGGCGGATCCGCTAACAGATATCCCCGAAATTCCTGAGGTGGCGGATCCCCAGTTTCGCCAAATTCACCAATTTTACGAAGTTTGGAAATGTGCCGGCCTACGTCTGATGGAAAACTCCTTCGACAATGCCCACCCTCACTTTGTTCATCAAAACAGCTTTGGGGTCATTTCCGAGCCTGTACCGCCCGAGCTCGATAGCTTTGAAGAGCTGGAATATGGTCTGCAGGCGACCTCGGTTTTGCCGGTATTCAATAGCGATATCCAGAAGCAGAACTTAAAAACGACAGAGGATCGAACAGTGCGCATCCTGGAAAGCACTTGGTTTATGCCCTTCAACCGCAAACTTAAGATCTCCTATCCCAACGGCCTTATTCACATCATCTTTACAGGGGCTACTCCCATTGATGACCAGACTTCACAGGTGGTGCAGTTCTGTGTGCGCAACGATGCCGAGGCGGAGGTGAGTGCCGAGAGCATCATCGCCTTCGATCGCCAAGTCACGCTTGAGGATCAACTGATTTTGGAGGGAACCGACTATGATGTTCCTCTCGATATCAAAGTGGAACAGCACATGTTCACCGACAAGCCTGGTATCGTCATGCGTCACAAGCTAGCCGCCCTATTGAAGGCTCACGGCGAGGCTGAAGTGCGGAGGGGTTAA
- a CDS encoding Npun_F5749 family FMN-dependent PPOX-type flavoprotein has translation METSWRALLQAALHRNRSDPGARYLQLATVDPRGHPRNRTVVFRGFLEQSDCIQLAVDGRSEKIRQIAHCPHAQICWYFGKTREQFRIAGTLQAITADHPDPQALDQRQHLWQQISEKGRLLWFWPEPKAHLAPSETFLQELSPDKAAMPPDTFVVLWLDPTEVDHLQLKGDPIYPQLRTVYERSPHGWQYRVVNP, from the coding sequence GTGGAGACTTCTTGGCGAGCTCTGCTCCAAGCGGCGCTACACCGCAACCGTAGTGATCCCGGTGCGCGATATCTACAATTGGCTACAGTGGATCCCCGAGGGCATCCGCGCAACCGTACGGTGGTTTTCAGAGGGTTTTTGGAGCAAAGCGACTGCATTCAGTTGGCGGTGGATGGTCGTAGTGAGAAGATCCGACAGATTGCCCACTGCCCCCACGCCCAGATCTGCTGGTACTTTGGCAAAACCCGCGAACAATTTCGCATTGCTGGTACTCTTCAGGCTATCACCGCCGATCACCCGGATCCCCAAGCCCTAGATCAGCGGCAACACCTGTGGCAACAGATATCTGAGAAAGGTCGGCTGCTGTGGTTTTGGCCGGAACCTAAGGCCCACCTTGCGCCGTCAGAGACTTTCTTGCAGGAGTTGTCACCGGACAAGGCGGCTATGCCTCCGGATACCTTTGTGGTTTTGTGGCTGGATCCAACGGAGGTAGATCATTTGCAACTGAAAGGGGATCCGATCTATCCCCAGTTGCGGACGGTATATGAGCGCAGCCCCCACGGGTGGCAATATCGGGTAGTCAATCCTTAA